In Pyrus communis chromosome 8, drPyrComm1.1, whole genome shotgun sequence, one genomic interval encodes:
- the LOC137742911 gene encoding secreted RxLR effector protein 161-like translates to MYAKVCTRPDLGFTVSVLGHFQSNIGNSHWTAAKKVLRYLKRTRNVAVVYQLENLEMVAYSDSDLAGYVDDRKYTSGYVFLLVDGAVSWKSSKQKVIASSTMTVEFIGCYTATKQAIWLGNFIMGLKVVDSIEIPITIYCDNKAAIFFSKTTRGPSLAN, encoded by the coding sequence ATGTATGCTAAAGTGTGCACAAGGCCTGATTTGGGGTTTACAGTTAGTGTTCTAGGGCATTTTCAGTCTAATATTGGGAATTCTCACTGGACTGCAGCAAAGAAAGTACTGAGGTActtaaaaagaacaagaaatgtTGCAGTGGTATATCAACTTGAGAATTTGGAAATGGTGGCTTATTCTGATTCAGACTTAGCTGGCTATGTTGATGATAGAAAATATACAAGTGGAtatgtttttcttcttgttgaTGGTGCAGTCTCATGGAAGAGTTCCAAGCAAAAAGTGATTGCTTCCTCAACTATGACGGTTGAATTTATTGGTTGTTACACTGCAACCAAACAAGCAATCTGGTTAGGAAATTTTATCATGGGATTGAAGGTTGTAGATTCAATTGAAATACCTATAACTATTTATTGTGACAATAAGGCTGCAATTTTCTTCTCCaaaacaacaagaggtccatcACTTGCAAACTAA